One genomic region from Motacilla alba alba isolate MOTALB_02 chromosome 5, Motacilla_alba_V1.0_pri, whole genome shotgun sequence encodes:
- the SYT16 gene encoding synaptotagmin-16 isoform X3: METAFANQGLEVNDATDSSSAWSPEEHNEVNSVPAHHCAHEPICKCGDLDVIFTYKSSSQKLIATVLEARDIPDKDRSGVNTWQVHAVLMPGKKQRGKTSVQRGPIPIFQDKITFSKLEPQELSSHAVRFRLYAVHKVVGEKMMGEQLFYLRGISQEGEVKVTLLLEPRSNLSSADSQLSLSAISHSDSASSTQSLSHGGVPELLVGLSYNATTGRLAVEMIKGSHFRNLAINRPPDTYGKLCLRDSVGQEMSRCKTSIRRGQPNPVYKETFIFQVALFQLSDVTLLISIYNRRSMKRKEMVGWISMGQSSSGEEEQSHWQEMRESQGTQVCRWHTLLES, from the exons ATGGAGACAGCTTTTGCCAACCAGGGATTGGAAGTAAATGATGCTACTGACAGCTCATCGGCTTGGAGCCCTGAG GAACACAATGAAGTGAACAGTGTGCCAGCTCATCATTGCGCCCACGAGCCCATCTGCAAATGTGGTGACCTGGATGTCATCTTCACTTACAAATCCTCAAGCCAAAAGCTGATAGCCACTGTCCTGGAGGCCAGGGACATCCCAGACAAGGACCGCAGTGGGGTGAACACCTGGCAGGTGCACGCGGTTCTGATGCCGGGCAAGAAGCAGAGGGGTAAGACGAGTGTGCAGAGAGGACCCATCCCCATCTTCCAGGACAAAATCACCTTCAGCAAGCTGGAACcgcaggagctgagcagccacGCCGTTCGCTTCCGCCTCTACGCCGTGCACAAGGTGGTTGGGGAGAAGATGATGGGGGAGCAGTTGTTCTACCTGAGAGGCATCAGCCAGGAAGGGGAAGTGAAGGTGACACTGCTCTTGGAGCCACGGAGTAACCTGAGT AGTGCAGATTCTCAGCTGAGTCTGTCAGCAATCTCTCACAGTGATAGCGCTTCCTCAACACAGTCCCTGTCGCATGGAGGGGTGCCAGAGCTGCTCGTGGGACTGTCATACAATGCCACTACAGGGAGGCTGGCAGTGGAGATGATCAAAGGCAGCCATTTCCGAAACCTTGCAATTAATAGGCCACCTG aCACCTACGGGAAGCTCTGCCTGCGCGACTCGGTGGGTCAGGAGATGTCTCGCTGCAAGACCTCCATCCGCCGGGGACAGCCCAACCCCGTCTACAAGGAGACTTTCATCTTCCAGGTGGCCCTCTTCCAGCTCTCTGACGTCACCCTGCTGATCTCCATCTACAACAGGCGCAGCATGAAGCGCAAGGAGATGGTTGGCTGGATCTCCAtgggccagagcagcagcggggaggaggagcagagccactggcaggagATGAGGGAGTCGCAGGGGACGCAGGTCTGCAGGTGGCACACGCTGCTGGAGTCCTAG